Part of the Diceros bicornis minor isolate mBicDic1 chromosome 17, mDicBic1.mat.cur, whole genome shotgun sequence genome is shown below.
CAAAGCAAAGTCAAAGCCAATTACTTCTAGGAGCCAGGTATCTGAGCAAGATAGTTGTAAAAGGGGAAAATAGTCACATGCAAAGTGATCAATGACATTGGAAGCACAGTAATCCAGCTGGAGGAGAAGCATAAGAGGTGGAAAAATGGTCACAAACCCGCCCAGCCATGCACAGAGCACCAGCAGGCTGCAGAGCTTCCTGTTCATGATGGTTGTGTAGTGAAGGGGCTTGCAGATGGCAACATAGCGGTCATAGGACATGGTGGTTAGGATGTAGAATTCAGTCACctccaggaaaataaagaaaaatagttgGGCTGCACAGTTGTTATTGGAAATAGTCGTATCCCTGGTGATAATTGTCCCCAGAAATCTAGGGATACATACAGTTGCAGATGAGATTTCTAGGAAAGAGAAGTTCTGGAGGAAGAAATACACAGGTGTCTGTAGGTGGGAGTCCACCAAGCTGAGTGTGATGACATTCAGCTTTCCAGTGACATTTAATACGTATATGATCAATAGAAAGAAGAAAGTCACAATTCGAAGATCAGGATCGTCAGGAAGACCTAGGAGGACAAACTCTGTGATCGCTGTGTGGttcattctcctctctctctctctgcttttttcttcttttaaagatatttacgTGGAAAGAGTATTCGAGGGAATAGATGAAAGATATAATTCATCATGATCAATATCATCATCATTGATACAATTCTAAGACATTTTCTATAATCTGTgcgaattttatttccttttgattaTCTTGTTTGCATTATGGTTTAATAATATTTGTGAGTCCTGCTATATTTACTAGTTCTCTTGTTTTAAATCTATCAGGTGAAGTTAGAAAACCTTCATCAAATAAGTCACATCATTGACAGATGGTAAATAAAATCAATACTTCTTGCTCTGTCCAATTTATgcaaattattatattttgttgAAACAATTGTATGGaatatgcatttttctttcttttctgtcacGTGTTTATTACAACATAATGCCGCCtaaaaacagaaatgatcttAATTCCATCAAAAGGTAAAAGTGAAACTTAGAAAACTGAAGTCATTACACTTTTTATGATATAAGAAATCAATTAATAATTTTCTTAGCAAATAaaacagacattttatttttaattattaattttattttcaatattaaaattatGGGTGTAATTATCCAGATAACATGAGAACAttctatacatattatataataatacattATACACATTTACAGTAAGATAGAATAAAtatcctaattattttatttaacaaatagagAACACATTCACTG
Proteins encoded:
- the LOC131415684 gene encoding LOW QUALITY PROTEIN: olfactory receptor 6C3-like (The sequence of the model RefSeq protein was modified relative to this genomic sequence to represent the inferred CDS: inserted 1 base in 1 codon), encoding MNHTAITEFVLLGLPDDPDLRIVTFFFLLIIYVLNVTGKLNVITLSLVDSHLQTPVYFFLQNFSFLEISSATVCIPRFLGTIITRDTTISNNNCAAQLFFFIFLEVTEFYILTTMSYDRYVAICKPLHYTTIMNRKLCSLLVLCAWLGGFVTIFPPLMLLLQLDYCASNVIDHFACDYFPLLQLSCSDTWLLEVIGFDFALVNLLFTLALVILSYMHXIRTILRFPSASQRKKTFSTCSSHMIVISISYGSCIFMYANPAAKEEASLTKGVAILNTSVAPRPHPFIYTMRNQQVKQAFNGAAHKVVFSAIK